GCAGATGTTCGAGGTGGCGATTCAGGCGGCGATTGGGTCGAAGATCGTTGCGCGCGAGACCGTCACGGCCATGCGCAAGAACGTCATTGCCAAGTGCTACGGCGGCGACATCAGCCGCAAACGCAAGCTGCTCGAAAAACAGAAAGAAGGCAAGAAGCGCATGAAGCGCATCGGCAAGGTCGATATCCCGCAGGAGGCCTTCCTGGCCGTCCTGAAGGTCGGGGAAGAGTAGCTATCACACCAGCCACGGCGGCGAATCTATGCCTGTTGCGAATTGGAGACACCGGGTTGTAACCAGGATGTAACAAAAACCTGTGGAAACCGCTTATGCAAGAGATACTTGCCCGCCGGGGTGACGAAAATGCTGTTCCAGCCTGGTGCCTGTCAGTAACTAGCTTATTTGCAGATGGTTGCAGCATGGTTTTTTGGACTGCAACTTGCTGTGTTACCTGAAATCTGCACAGTTTCAAGTGAAGCGGGGAAAATGATCCACAGAATTTTCCACAGATGGCTGTGCTTTCCCGTGAAAATGACAGACAAAAAGGGAGACCTCATTGAGGTCTCCCTGATACTGCACTGCGTACTATTTTTTGGTGGTCGGAGCGGCCGTGTGCGCGGGCGCAGGAGCGACTGCGGCGGGCAGCGGCGCGGAGGCGTTGTAGGCCTCAACCACAGCCTTGGTCACGTCGATGTTGGGGCCAATCCACATAATGTTGCTGGCCTGGCTGGAGACGTCCATCAGCATGGTGAAGCCGTTGTCGGAGGCGTACTTCTTTGCCACGACAGCGACCTTCTGGGCGACCTGGCCGTAGGCCTCCTGGAGATCGGTGTTGTAGGAAGACTGAGCCTCTTCGGCTTCGCGGGTCAGGCTCTTCTCCTTAGCGTCGATCGCCTTGACCTTAACCTGACGCTGAGCGTCGGTCATGGTCGCGGGCGCGCTCTGAAGCTCTTTCTTGAGCGAGTCAACTTCCTTCGAGAGCGAGTCGATCTCGGCCTTCTTCGGCTCGTACTTCTTCTGGACGGCCTGAACGGCCTGCTGTCCTTCGTTGGTAGCGAAGACGGCCTGCTCGAATGCGATCAAGGCGATCTTTGCAGGAACAGCCTGCGGGGCTGCTTCTGCGGCTGCGGGCCGCGGCGCGGAGGGAACGGCGGGCGCTGCGGTCTGAGCCACACCAGCGGCGGCCGTCATGAGGCCGGCGCTGAGGGCGGAGATGAGTACGAGATTGCGGTTCATGCGAGGTGTTGCTCCTTCGAGATGTCTTCCAGGTTGAGTCTTACTTCGTGGTGGTGTGGTGGGCCGCGGCGGCTGGGGTGTGCGCGGTCGGAGCCGATGGCGGCAGCGCGGCAACTCCGGATTGAGCGTTATAGGCATCAACCACGGCCTGCGAGATATCCGTGCCGTTGACGGTCCACATCACGTCGAGCCCGCCCTGTGCACCGGTGTTGTTCAACAAAA
The Edaphobacter acidisoli genome window above contains:
- a CDS encoding OmpH family outer membrane protein, encoding MNRNLVLISALSAGLMTAAAGVAQTAAPAVPSAPRPAAAEAAPQAVPAKIALIAFEQAVFATNEGQQAVQAVQKKYEPKKAEIDSLSKEVDSLKKELQSAPATMTDAQRQVKVKAIDAKEKSLTREAEEAQSSYNTDLQEAYGQVAQKVAVVAKKYASDNGFTMLMDVSSQASNIMWIGPNIDVTKAVVEAYNASAPLPAAVAPAPAHTAAPTTKK